The genomic interval TGTCCATCCTGTTTGTCATCAAACTGGGCTGGCTGAGCGCCTAACACCACCCCGCTATTGCGCTCCCGGCCTTACGTCACCCCGACGTGGGCCGGGATCTCCCTCTAACCACGCCGAAATAGCGCCGCCAGTGTGCAGGGTGCCCTCTCCCGCAGCGTATTTCAGTACCAAAACAACCCGGACATCGGGATGCCTTGATAACCCAAACAACGTTTATCGCCGGACGGGGCATGTAGCCTGACTTCCCGCGTAATCGGCTGTTTTTTCATCTACTCGTTTTGTCTCCGAGATAAATTTTTCTTTGCGCTATATCAATCTTGAAGCAATAAAAGTCGACACACCACTGGCGGAAATCAATATATAGTGTCTACCATTTTATTAGATGCCTATATGTAGTGTTTATCCACAAAAGCATCCACAGCCCCCGCATCCCTTGCCAACAGCGGCTTCCGCCTGTGGATAACATCAACGAAGGAAGAACACCGAGGAATAACATGAAACCAGTAGTGATTAAACGGGACGGTTGCCAGGTACCTTTTGATGAAAATCGCATCAAAGATGCCGTGCTCAAAGCAGCGCAGGCCGCAGACGTGGACGATGCGGACTACTGTGCAACCGTGGCCTGTGCCGTCGCTCAGCAAATGCAGGGAAAAGCGCGTGTTGATATCCGCGAAATCCAGAATGCAGTGGAAAACCTGCTGATGTCCGGCCGTTACAAACAGCTGGCGCGCACCTATATCGAATACCGCCACGATCGCGATGTCGCACGCGAGCGTCAGGGCCGATTGAATCAGGAAATCCAAGGTTTGGTCGAACAGAGCAACATGGCGTTGCTCAATGAAAACGCCAACAAGGACAGCAAAGTCATCCCGACCCAGCGCGACCTGCTGGCCGGTATCGTCGCCAAACACTACGCCAAACAGCATATTCTGCCGCGCGATGTGGTATTGGCCCATGAACGCGGCGAGATCCACTATCACGATCTCGACTACTCCCCGTTCTTTCCCATGTTCAACTGTATGTTGATCGACCTCAACGGCATGCTGACCGGCGGGTTCAAAATGGGCAACGCGGAGATCGAGCCGCCCAAATCCATCTCCACCGCGACGGCGGTGACGGCCCAGATTATCGCACAGGTGGCGAGCCACATTTACGGCGGCACCACCATCAACCGTATCGACGAAATTCTGGCGCCGTTCGTCACCGCCAGCCACGAGAAGCATAAGGCGGTCGCGCGGGAATGGAACATTCCGGATGCGGAAGGCTACGCCCACAGCCGCACTGAAAAAGAGTGTTACGACGCTTTCCAGTCGCTGGAATACGAAGTCAACACGCTACACACCGCCAACGGCCAGACCCCGTTCGTCACCTTCGGTTTCGGGCTCGGCACCAGTTGGCAGTCGCGGCTGATCCAGCAGTCCATCTTGCGCAACCGCATCGCCGGGCTGGGCAAGAACCACAAAACCGCCGTCTTCCCGAAACTGGTGTTCGCCATTCGCGACGGCGTCAACCACAAACCGGGCGACCCGAATTATGACGTCAAACAACTGGCGCTGGAGTGCGCCAGCAAACGCATGTACCCGGATGTTCTGAACTACGACCAGGTGGTGGACGTCACCGGTTCGTTCAAAACCCCGATGGGCTGCCGCAGCTTCCTGGGCGTTTATGAAGAAAACGGCCAGCAGGTGCACGATGGCCGCAATAACCTGGGCGTGATCAGCCTCAACCTGCCGCGCATCGCGCTGGAAGCGAAGGGCGACGAAGCCCGCTTCTGGACGCTGCTGGATCAACGCCTGGAACTGGCGAAAAAAGCACTGATGACCCGTATTGCCCGGTTAGAAAATGTAAAAGCCCGGGTAGCGCCTATACTTTATATGGAAGGGGCTTGTGGCGTGCGTCTGAAAGCGGACGACAACATCGCCGATATTTTCAAAAACGGTCGCGCCTCCATTTCGCTGGGCTACATCGGCGTTCACGAAACCATCAATGCGCTGTTCGGCACCGAGGTACACGTATTCGACGATGCCACGCTACGGCAGAAAGCGGTGGCGATTGTCGCCCGCCTGAAGGCCGCCACCGAAAGCTGGAAAGAAGAAACGGGTTACGGTTTCAGCCTTTACAGTACGCCGAGCGAAAATCTGTGCGACCGTTTCTGCCGTCTGGATACCGCCGAGTTCGGCGTGGTGCACGGCGTTACGGACAAAGGCTACTACACCAACAGCTTCCACCTTGATGTGGAGAAGAAGGTGAACCCTTACGAGAAAATTGATTTCGAAGCCCCTTATCCGCCGCTGGCTAACGGTGGTTTTATCTGTTACGGCGAATATCCAAACCTGCAGCATAACCTCAAGGCGCTGGAGGACGTGTGGGATTACAGCTATAACCGAGTGCCTTACTACGGCACCAACACGCCCATCGACGAGTGCTACGAGTGTGGTTTTACCGGTGAATTCGACTGCACCAGCAAAGGGTTCACCTGCCCGCAATGCGGCAACCACGATTCGGCGCGCGTCTCCGTCACCCGTCGGGTATGCGGTTATCTGGGCAGCCCGGATGCACGTCCGTTCAATGCCGGCAAGCAGGAAGAGGTCAAACGCCGGGTGAAACACCTCGCCAACGGCCAACTGGGCTGACGACCCGCGACAGGCGTGGCTACCGCCGCGCCTGACAACGCAAGCCGGCTGACGCGGCATCGCATCAGCCGGGTCTTTGCGCCTGATGGCGAGCAGCCAGCCTGTGATATTGTGCTTATTGCCGTCGCCTGCCGACGGCTGAATGAACGGTACCCTGTATGAACTATCACCAATACTATCCTGTTGACGTGGTGAACGGCCCCGGAACGCGCTGCACGCTGTTTGTTTCCGGTTGCGAACACCAATGCCCCGGTTGCTATAACCAGAGCACCTGGCGTCTGAACTCAGGCCATCCCTTCACTCCGGAGCTGGAAGACCGCATTATTGCGGATCTGCAAAGCACCACCATTCCTTTGCAGGGCATTTCCCTCTCCGGCGGCGATCCGCTGCATCCGCAAAACATCCCGGAGATGCTGCGACTGGTGCGACGCATCCGCGCCGAATGCCCCGGTAAGGATATCTGGATGTGGACGGGCTACCGCATGGACGAACTGACGCCGGAGCAGAAGGAAGTGGTTGATCTGATTAACGTGCTGGTGGACGGCAAGTTCGAGCAAGAACGCCGGGATTTGACGCTGGTCTGGCGCGGCAGCCGCAATCAGGTGATTCACCATCTGCGCTAAAGCGCCCGTCATCATCGGCACAGCGATACCCTGCTGTGCCGTATCCAGGGCAGGAAATGAATGCGGTTATATCGACGCCGCTACCGGATGCCGGCGGTGCCACACATGTTTTTTTGCCGAACCCCAGCGCATTGTCCGTCATTTTGATCTCATCAAGCGACAGCTTCCAGATCGGCGCTGAGATACTGCGGGCCACGGGAAAACGCGCATTGTAACGATTGCGTGCGCTGGTTTCCTCTTCGCCGGTCAAACGGGAAATTTCCCCGACAAACTGCACCCCTCTGACCAACAAAACACTTTTGGGCTGGCCATTCACCGTACCGGCCACTCGCGGCTGACGCAGCATAATATTCGCATGGCGCGTTTCTATTTCGGTCATTAGAAAAAACGCCACCTGAGCCTCGTCAAACACATAAAAACAGTTGGCGCACCACAACGCGCTATTGTCGCTGACACACAGCGTCAAAACATGCAACTTCTTCAGATAGCGGGAAATAATTCCCAGGACATTATCTGCTTCCACGGCTTCTTTCCCCAGTGGATCGTCGTAGACCCATAACCGACCGATACATCAGTTCAATTATCTCGGACTGCACATAATGCCACTTCCCGACCTAAATACAGACCGATAAAACGTGTCATTGCGCACACTCTCTAATGAAAAAATGCCGGTGTCGTCCACATAACAAGCTACGAGTGGCACATAATGCATAACCATCGTCTGAAACCGCCTTAGGCTATCACCCGAATGGCGAGAAAAGGAGGGACGCGGTCGCTCAGGAAACAAAGGGGGCCCTTCTTCACGCGGGCATAACGAACGCGCACATTCCCCTTCATCAGCCAGAAAACGGTTGGGGCCCGCGCGCAATACAGAAAATCAGGAACAAACCGAAGAAATGGTGCGACCGCACTGTTTTTTACAACGATGACCGGATCGCTTTATTCCACAAAGGTGATTTGACACAAAATTATCGGGACGCATAGTATGATTACGTAATATTCATCGCTCTATTTCCACGCTCCGGTAAGAAGACAGGTTAATATGTTTAAACTCTTTCGCCGCTCAAAAGAAAAAACGCTAATCGACAAATGTCGACTATGTGGTGCCGATTCTACTTTGGTGTATAAAATTAACGTTCTTACGCAATATAACGTTAATTATTTCGAATGTACCGGTTGCGGCAGCTTACAAACCGAAAAACCTTATTGGCTAGATGAGGCATATTCGATACCAGGTGTCCATATCGACGTCGGTCAGGCTGCGCGCATTATCCAAACATGGATACAGTTGGTATTTTTACTAGAAACTATTGGATTTAATAAAACAATGGACTGCATTGATTATGGCGGCTCATCAGGCTTGCTAACACGATTAATGCGGGATAGCGGCTTCGAATATTTCACATTCGATCGCTACGATGGCGCGAAATACGCTAATTACTTTAAAATAGACCAATTATCCGACAAACACCCCGCGCTTATTTCCGCCTTTGAAGTGTTCGAACATCTGGTGGAGCCGCAGCAATCCCTTGAAGAAATCTTTGCTACAAACGCAGATCTCATTGTGTTCTCGACACAGTTTTATGAGCAGCAGGGAAAAGACTGGGATTATCTCGCCCCGGATTGTGGCCAACATATTTTCTTTTATACCGAAACAGCCCTTGCCGATTTTTGTCGACAACGCGGCTATGCGCTTAAGCGCACCCAGGTTCTCTCCTTACTGGTTCGCATAGACAGCCCTTATGCAGAGGTCATAGATAAATCGGATTTCTGCATTCCCGACAATTTTTTCGGTTCATTGGTACGCCGGGTCGGATGGGGTACAGAGAAAACCGTTCAAGACTTCACTTACGCAAAAGACAGGTTTGTCCGCGAATTACAAGCGAACAGCCCCAACCGGGCCCGCAACTAATAGACGCCAATTCAGTCATGGTTGTTACGCCGCGCCAAACTGACGCTGTGCCAGCAACAGCAGTTCGGTACACCGTTAGCGGCTTTTGTTGATATATCAATTTGGCGGTTTATCCCCGCTGGCGCGGGGAACACAGTTTCTTTAACATCTGACGCCCCTTTCGTTACGGTTTATCCCCGCTGGCGCGGGGAACACTGAGATATCCGACATCTCGGCCACGAGTCACACGGTTTATCCCCGCTGGCGCGGGGAACACAAAATAAAGCCGTGATGTCGCAATCATCACGGCGGTTTATCCCCGCTGGCGCGGGGAACACCGCCTATTCTGTTTGTTTATAGTGCAAGCACTCGGTTTATCCCCGCTGGCGCGGGGAACACTCGGCACGACGCCTGTGTGGGGCGCTCCGTATCGGTTTATCCCCGCTGGCGCGGGGAACACCCGGCTGCCGCCAAAATTCTGATCGATGTAATCGGTTTATCCCCGCTGGCGCGGGGAACACGGCGGTCAGTGGGTGGAAGATGCGCGTGAACACGGTTTATCCCCGCTGGCGCGGGGAACACTTGCCGCACCAGAAACTATCCTGAGTCGCCCACGGTTTATCCCCGCTGGCGCGGGGAACACTTTCACGCCCGGCCTTCTCGACTAGCGCCTCACGGTTTATCCCCGCTGGCGCGGGGAACACCTGATATTCTATCATACTATGAGCAAAACACACGGTTTATCCCCGCTGGCGCGGGGAACACACCAGCATCGGCGGCGGCGCTCATAACATTACCGGTTTATCCCCGCTGGCGCGGGGAACACCCTGTGGAATAACATGTTTTTACTTATTTATCCGGTTTATCCCCGCTGGCGCGGGGAACACTTCCGTCTGCCGGTGGAGTCGGTGCCGGTACGCGGTTTATCCCCGCTGGCGCGGGGAACACTCTAAAAATATATACCTGTTTTATAAGGCATTTTAAAGGCAATAAAATTCCACCGATTTTTCCCGGTTGTTAAAGAACGCTAACTCACTGATTTTCAACAGGGTGAAAAGAGACTAATCGCAGTCCGTCGAGATCCACCGGCATCCGGCGGTTTTCACCGAAGGTTTGGAACTCGAAACCGGACTCAGTATTGGTGGCCCAGGCCATCACCACATTACCTTGTTCCGCCAGTTCCACCACCTGCTGCCAGATCATTTCGCGAATCCGCCGCGAGGTGTCGCCCACATAGACCCCGGCACGCACCTCCAGCAGCCAGACCGCCAGTCGGCCGCGCAAACGCGGCGGTACATTTTCCGTGACCACCACCAGCATGCTCATGCGCCATGCCCCCGGTGTCCGGCATCGCCAAACGGCGTCGGTTCGGGAATGGCCGGTGGTTGCGCGTCCGGCGGCGCCTGCGGCGGCTCTATCTCACCGGCGGCCAGCACGTCCTCAATCAAGGGGATCAGTTTGGCCAACGTTTGCTGGCTACGGAAAATATCGCGACAGGCGACCCGCACCTCGCGATCCGGCTCCGGCGGGTTCCGAGCCGCAATCTCGAACGCTTTAGGCACCACACCGTCAAACTTGATGATGTCGGCAATATCGTAAACAAACGATAACGGCTTACCGCTGTGGATAAAACCGATGGCGGGCGCGTAACCTGCCGCCAGTATCGCCGCTTCGGTAATACCGTAGAGGCAGGCGGTGGCGGCGCTGATGCACTGGTTAGCCTTGTCGCCGCGCGCCCAGTCTTTCGGATCGTAGCGACGGCCATCCCATTTCACGCCGAACTGCTTCGCCAGCAGGCTGTAAGTTTGGCGTACCCTCGCGCCTTCAATGCCGCGCAGTTGCTCCACGGAGCGGCGGCTCGGCGCCGGTTCGCCAAAACGCAGTTCGAACATGCGTCGCACCACTTTCAGCCGCAGTTCTTCATCCAACGCCAGCTTCGCCTGATACAACAACCGGTCGGAACGCGCGCCGCCCGGTTGTCCGGCGGCATATAACCTCACCCCGGCCTCGCCCACCCACACCAACAGCGTGCCGACGGTAGCCGCCAGCTTGGCCGCCGCATGGGAGACGCGCGTGCCCGGCTCCAGCATGATGCAAGCCACCGAACCGACCGGAATATGGGTACGCACACCGGTTTTGTCGATCAACACAAAAGCGCCGTCCACCACGTCAATCTGCCCGTATTGCAGAAAAATCATCGACGTGCGGTCTTTTAACGGGATCGGGCTAAGCGGAACAAACGACATGGCAACCTCCCGCTCAGGCCCGGCGTAGCAACAACAGCCCGCACCCCAGCGCCCGGCTTTTCCCCAGCCCTTGGCTCACCGTCTCGGCAAAACGCTTCGCGTCGGTGATACGCAGTAAGCCGTCAAAGTCCACCGAACTGAAACTGACCGGCCCGCTCTGCTGCGGTTTATACAACCGATGGCGTTGATAACCGTCAACGTGACAAGCATGTACCGCAAACCCGCCGCGTTCGCCCTGCCTAACCAGC from Musicola paradisiaca NCPPB 2511 carries:
- the cas1e gene encoding type I-E CRISPR-associated endonuclease Cas1e gives rise to the protein MSFVPLSPIPLKDRTSMIFLQYGQIDVVDGAFVLIDKTGVRTHIPVGSVACIMLEPGTRVSHAAAKLAATVGTLLVWVGEAGVRLYAAGQPGGARSDRLLYQAKLALDEELRLKVVRRMFELRFGEPAPSRRSVEQLRGIEGARVRQTYSLLAKQFGVKWDGRRYDPKDWARGDKANQCISAATACLYGITEAAILAAGYAPAIGFIHSGKPLSFVYDIADIIKFDGVVPKAFEIAARNPPEPDREVRVACRDIFRSQQTLAKLIPLIEDVLAAGEIEPPQAPPDAQPPAIPEPTPFGDAGHRGHGA
- the nrdD gene encoding anaerobic ribonucleoside-triphosphate reductase translates to MKPVVIKRDGCQVPFDENRIKDAVLKAAQAADVDDADYCATVACAVAQQMQGKARVDIREIQNAVENLLMSGRYKQLARTYIEYRHDRDVARERQGRLNQEIQGLVEQSNMALLNENANKDSKVIPTQRDLLAGIVAKHYAKQHILPRDVVLAHERGEIHYHDLDYSPFFPMFNCMLIDLNGMLTGGFKMGNAEIEPPKSISTATAVTAQIIAQVASHIYGGTTINRIDEILAPFVTASHEKHKAVAREWNIPDAEGYAHSRTEKECYDAFQSLEYEVNTLHTANGQTPFVTFGFGLGTSWQSRLIQQSILRNRIAGLGKNHKTAVFPKLVFAIRDGVNHKPGDPNYDVKQLALECASKRMYPDVLNYDQVVDVTGSFKTPMGCRSFLGVYEENGQQVHDGRNNLGVISLNLPRIALEAKGDEARFWTLLDQRLELAKKALMTRIARLENVKARVAPILYMEGACGVRLKADDNIADIFKNGRASISLGYIGVHETINALFGTEVHVFDDATLRQKAVAIVARLKAATESWKEETGYGFSLYSTPSENLCDRFCRLDTAEFGVVHGVTDKGYYTNSFHLDVEKKVNPYEKIDFEAPYPPLANGGFICYGEYPNLQHNLKALEDVWDYSYNRVPYYGTNTPIDECYECGFTGEFDCTSKGFTCPQCGNHDSARVSVTRRVCGYLGSPDARPFNAGKQEEVKRRVKHLANGQLG
- the nrdG gene encoding anaerobic ribonucleoside-triphosphate reductase-activating protein, encoding MNYHQYYPVDVVNGPGTRCTLFVSGCEHQCPGCYNQSTWRLNSGHPFTPELEDRIIADLQSTTIPLQGISLSGGDPLHPQNIPEMLRLVRRIRAECPGKDIWMWTGYRMDELTPEQKEVVDLINVLVDGKFEQERRDLTLVWRGSRNQVIHHLR
- a CDS encoding YhbP family protein — translated: MEADNVLGIISRYLKKLHVLTLCVSDNSALWCANCFYVFDEAQVAFFLMTEIETRHANIMLRQPRVAGTVNGQPKSVLLVRGVQFVGEISRLTGEEETSARNRYNARFPVARSISAPIWKLSLDEIKMTDNALGFGKKTCVAPPASGSGVDITAFISCPGYGTAGYRCADDDGRFSADGESPDCGCRARPASNPGVLARTCRPPAR
- the cas2e gene encoding type I-E CRISPR-associated endoribonuclease Cas2e; this translates as MSMLVVVTENVPPRLRGRLAVWLLEVRAGVYVGDTSRRIREMIWQQVVELAEQGNVVMAWATNTESGFEFQTFGENRRMPVDLDGLRLVSFHPVENQ
- a CDS encoding class I SAM-dependent methyltransferase; amino-acid sequence: MFKLFRRSKEKTLIDKCRLCGADSTLVYKINVLTQYNVNYFECTGCGSLQTEKPYWLDEAYSIPGVHIDVGQAARIIQTWIQLVFLLETIGFNKTMDCIDYGGSSGLLTRLMRDSGFEYFTFDRYDGAKYANYFKIDQLSDKHPALISAFEVFEHLVEPQQSLEEIFATNADLIVFSTQFYEQQGKDWDYLAPDCGQHIFFYTETALADFCRQRGYALKRTQVLSLLVRIDSPYAEVIDKSDFCIPDNFFGSLVRRVGWGTEKTVQDFTYAKDRFVRELQANSPNRARN